Proteins from a single region of Pseudodesulfovibrio portus:
- the mlaD gene encoding outer membrane lipid asymmetry maintenance protein MlaD, whose amino-acid sequence MLKMKKETAVGIFVIMGLLAVVYMSVKLGNVQLFSDKYYLVKANFSDISGLKANAPVQMFGVEIGFVSEVDLNQERGVAEVSMMLLKKVKLTDDAIAAVKTNGLIGDKYVKIIPGGLGEPVKPGDTLFDTQPAIDLEDLISKFAFGEV is encoded by the coding sequence ATGCTGAAGATGAAGAAAGAGACCGCTGTGGGGATTTTTGTCATCATGGGGCTGCTGGCTGTGGTCTACATGAGCGTCAAGCTGGGAAACGTCCAGTTGTTTTCGGATAAATATTATCTTGTCAAAGCCAACTTTTCTGATATATCCGGCCTCAAGGCGAACGCTCCTGTCCAGATGTTCGGCGTGGAAATAGGTTTTGTCAGCGAGGTCGACCTGAATCAGGAGCGGGGCGTGGCGGAAGTGTCCATGATGCTCCTCAAGAAGGTGAAGCTTACCGACGACGCCATCGCGGCCGTAAAAACTAATGGATTGATCGGAGACAAGTATGTGAAGATCATTCCGGGCGGCCTGGGAGAGCCGGTCAAGCCGGGCGACACTTTGTTCGACACCCAGCCTGCCATTGACCTGGAAGATTTGATAAGCAAGTTCGCCTTCGGCGAAGTGTAA
- a CDS encoding ABC transporter ATP-binding protein → MSTAPSIRLENLSVGYGGTPVVRGLNIEFPSGKLSMVVGGSGCGKSTLIKHILQLHAPIGGRIFIGGHDISSMPKRHARCIRQRTGVLFQDGALLGSLRLKDNVALPLREHTRLKEAQVMEIVQDRLELVGLGHALELYPNELSGGMRKRAGLARALVMDPQVLFCDEPTSGLDPILSAELDQLLLEMMGHFDMTMVVVTHDLASMRGLADHVVILGESKCLYQGTIEELEKTEDPYLRRFLDRKAEERDAPRLTLPPLDPSMFKIDCKAMLGDTTTIRKG, encoded by the coding sequence ATGAGCACCGCGCCGAGCATACGACTGGAAAACCTGTCCGTGGGATACGGCGGGACGCCCGTGGTCAGAGGCCTGAACATCGAGTTTCCCAGCGGCAAGCTGTCCATGGTCGTGGGCGGTTCGGGTTGCGGCAAGTCCACCCTGATCAAGCACATCCTCCAGCTGCACGCCCCCATCGGAGGCAGGATTTTCATCGGCGGCCACGACATCAGCTCCATGCCCAAGCGCCATGCCCGCTGCATCCGGCAGCGCACCGGCGTGCTCTTCCAGGACGGCGCGCTGCTCGGGTCGCTCAGGCTCAAGGACAACGTGGCCCTGCCGTTGCGGGAGCACACCCGCCTGAAAGAGGCGCAGGTCATGGAGATCGTGCAGGACCGGCTGGAGTTGGTGGGGCTGGGCCATGCCCTGGAACTGTACCCCAACGAACTGTCGGGCGGCATGCGCAAGCGCGCCGGGTTGGCCCGGGCGCTGGTCATGGACCCGCAGGTGCTTTTCTGCGACGAGCCCACATCCGGGCTGGACCCGATCCTGTCCGCCGAACTGGACCAGCTCCTCCTGGAGATGATGGGGCATTTCGATATGACCATGGTGGTGGTTACCCACGACCTGGCGAGCATGCGCGGGCTGGCGGACCACGTGGTCATCCTGGGCGAGAGCAAGTGTCTCTACCAGGGGACCATCGAAGAGTTGGAGAAGACCGAAGACCCGTACCTGCGTCGTTTCCTGGACAGGAAGGCCGAGGAGAGGGACGCCCCCAGGCTGACCCTCCCGCCGCTGGACCCGTCCATGTTCAAGATCGACTGCAAGGCGATGCTCGGCGATACAACAACGATCCGAAAAGGATAA
- a CDS encoding MlaE family ABC transporter permease has protein sequence MMASVLIPCSLCREIVDELGAQALFLLNAARLVFAGWGQFPKIIRQVYFIGVQSVTVIALIGLFTGMVMGMQLYFALSIFGADGFLGTGVALSMVRELGPVLTAIMLTGRAGSAMTAEIGVMRISEQIDALSIMDINPVRYLVSPKLAASLISFPILTAFFDLIAMWGGWLTGVKLLGANAGVYWSRVQSSLDWADIEGGFIKSIFFGLLVCTICCFEGYYTHTRSGHAGPEGVSQSTTNAVVKSCVVILAADYILTSLLW, from the coding sequence ATGATGGCATCTGTTCTCATTCCCTGCAGCCTGTGCAGGGAAATCGTAGACGAACTGGGTGCCCAAGCACTCTTTTTGCTCAACGCTGCGCGCCTGGTGTTCGCCGGGTGGGGGCAGTTTCCCAAGATTATCCGACAGGTCTATTTCATCGGCGTCCAGTCGGTGACGGTCATAGCCCTGATCGGCCTGTTCACGGGCATGGTCATGGGCATGCAGCTCTATTTCGCCCTGTCCATATTCGGTGCCGACGGATTTCTGGGAACCGGCGTGGCGCTGTCGATGGTCCGCGAGCTGGGGCCCGTGCTGACGGCCATCATGCTTACGGGCCGGGCGGGTTCGGCCATGACCGCCGAGATCGGGGTCATGCGCATCTCCGAGCAGATCGACGCCCTGTCCATAATGGACATCAACCCCGTCCGTTACCTGGTTTCCCCCAAGTTGGCCGCCAGCCTGATCAGCTTCCCCATCCTGACCGCCTTTTTCGACCTGATCGCCATGTGGGGCGGCTGGCTGACCGGCGTCAAGCTCCTCGGGGCCAACGCGGGCGTGTACTGGTCGCGGGTGCAGAGCTCCCTGGATTGGGCCGATATCGAGGGCGGCTTCATCAAGTCCATCTTCTTCGGCCTCCTGGTCTGCACCATCTGCTGTTTCGAAGGGTATTACACCCACACCCGTTCCGGCCACGCGGGCCCGGAGGGCGTGAGCCAGTCCACCACCAACGCGGTGGTCAAGTCCTGCGTGGTCATCCTGGCGGCGGACTACATCCTGACGTCGCTCTTGTGGTAG
- a CDS encoding HD domain-containing protein, whose translation MADMKGRDRLTRIVDFFNECGMLRKTPRTGYQFLGTGSENVAEHSFRTAVIGHVLALMAGADVARTTYMCLFHDLHEARTSDFNYVNRIYNKSERTRALEHATGGTGLEEDVLGYWAELEETATLEARLAQDADQLDFILNLKEEFDLGNKYAGQWLESAVQRVRTEWGRELADAIENTDHKDWWFLGPDPDWWTRKNGKGKK comes from the coding sequence ATGGCTGACATGAAGGGGCGGGACAGGCTGACCCGTATTGTGGATTTTTTCAATGAGTGCGGCATGCTGCGCAAGACGCCGAGGACCGGGTACCAGTTCCTGGGCACGGGCAGCGAGAACGTGGCCGAGCACTCCTTCCGCACGGCGGTCATCGGGCACGTGCTGGCCCTGATGGCCGGGGCGGACGTGGCCCGGACCACCTACATGTGCCTGTTTCACGACCTGCACGAGGCGCGGACCTCGGATTTCAACTACGTGAACCGCATCTACAACAAGTCCGAGCGCACCCGGGCGCTTGAGCACGCCACCGGCGGCACCGGCCTGGAGGAGGACGTCCTCGGCTACTGGGCGGAACTCGAGGAGACCGCCACCCTGGAGGCCCGGCTGGCACAGGACGCGGACCAGCTGGACTTCATCCTGAACCTCAAGGAGGAGTTCGACCTGGGCAACAAGTATGCGGGCCAGTGGCTGGAATCGGCGGTGCAGCGGGTGCGCACGGAGTGGGGCCGTGAATTGGCCGACGCTATAGAGAATACCGATCACAAGGATTGGTGGTTTCTGGGGCCGGACCCGGATTGGTGGACTCGCAAGAACGGAAAGGGCAAAAAATAA
- a CDS encoding tautomerase family protein yields MPILKVQTWAGISKEKKRDFVETLTREAVRILDCAPEAVTVLIDEIPKENWGAAGELCTERFPDK; encoded by the coding sequence ATGCCCATACTCAAGGTCCAGACCTGGGCCGGCATCAGCAAGGAGAAGAAGCGCGACTTCGTGGAAACCCTGACTCGCGAGGCCGTGCGCATCCTGGACTGCGCCCCCGAGGCGGTGACGGTCCTCATAGACGAGATACCCAAGGAAAACTGGGGCGCTGCCGGAGAACTCTGCACCGAGCGTTTCCCCGACAAATAA
- the argJ gene encoding bifunctional glutamate N-acetyltransferase/amino-acid acetyltransferase ArgJ, translating to MNIPKGYAFGAVAASFKKPGKLDLGAIVSKTPAVAAGVFTTNKFQAAPVLQCREMLADGRKMSGFLVNSGQANACTGDQGRANCRETLNLAAKTLGVPADELLPASTGVIGAQFDMAKWEAAMPGLGESLGKAGPEDTARAIMTTDTVHKLADASFALKGGEVRLLGMCKGAGMISPNMATMLSFIVCDADISAEAWQTMLADCVNLTINRVTVDGDMSTNDCVMALANGASGVAIETEEDYVLLRKHLLSVLEELAYMIVMDAEGGTKVAFIQVSGARTDADAELVARAVGNSPLVKTALFGSDPNWGRIICAAGYSGADFKAEDLVLKIGGVLVFRNGTPEPGDMDGLLGPIMKERDIVIHLDVGDGPGSTMLLASDLTREYISINADYRS from the coding sequence ATGAATATACCCAAAGGATACGCCTTCGGCGCGGTCGCCGCGTCGTTCAAGAAGCCCGGCAAGCTGGACCTGGGGGCCATCGTGAGCAAGACCCCGGCCGTGGCCGCCGGAGTGTTCACCACCAACAAGTTTCAGGCCGCGCCCGTGCTCCAGTGCCGGGAGATGCTGGCCGACGGCAGGAAGATGTCCGGTTTTCTGGTCAACTCGGGACAGGCCAACGCCTGCACCGGCGACCAGGGCCGCGCCAACTGCCGGGAGACCCTGAACCTGGCCGCCAAGACGCTGGGCGTCCCGGCCGACGAACTGCTCCCGGCGTCCACGGGCGTCATCGGCGCGCAGTTCGACATGGCCAAATGGGAAGCGGCCATGCCCGGCCTGGGCGAGTCCCTCGGCAAGGCCGGTCCCGAGGACACGGCCAGGGCGATCATGACCACGGACACCGTGCACAAGCTGGCCGATGCCTCCTTCGCCCTCAAGGGCGGCGAGGTGCGGCTGCTCGGCATGTGCAAGGGCGCGGGCATGATCTCCCCGAACATGGCCACCATGCTCTCCTTCATCGTCTGCGACGCGGACATCTCCGCCGAGGCGTGGCAGACCATGCTGGCCGACTGCGTGAACCTGACCATCAACCGCGTCACCGTGGACGGCGACATGTCCACCAACGACTGCGTCATGGCCCTGGCCAACGGCGCGTCCGGCGTGGCCATCGAGACCGAGGAGGACTACGTGCTGCTGCGCAAGCACCTGCTGTCCGTGCTCGAGGAGCTGGCCTACATGATCGTCATGGACGCCGAGGGCGGCACCAAGGTGGCCTTCATCCAGGTGTCCGGGGCCAGGACCGACGCGGACGCCGAGCTGGTGGCCCGGGCCGTGGGCAATTCGCCCCTGGTCAAGACCGCGCTCTTCGGCTCGGACCCCAACTGGGGCCGGATCATCTGCGCGGCGGGCTACTCGGGTGCGGATTTCAAGGCCGAGGACCTGGTCCTCAAGATCGGCGGGGTCCTGGTCTTCAGGAACGGCACCCCGGAACCGGGCGACATGGACGGCCTGCTGGGGCCGATCATGAAGGAGCGGGACATCGTCATCCACCTGGACGTCGGCGACGGGCCGGGTTCCACCATGCTCCTGGCCAGCGACCTGACCCGGGAATACATATCCATCAACGCGGATTACCGCTCATAG
- a CDS encoding sulfite exporter TauE/SafE family protein, whose product MEPLIIAFVLATFLFSAFLKGTAGLGFATTCLGVMAGYLDLRVAIPLVIIPSLMSNALVMIEAGDFFRVLKMFRVMLAATIPGLLLGLWILSDAHSDIPRGVLGIAMVMYGLWGLWGKTVSIGHNPLIATGTGFVTGVVNGLTGSQIMPVLPYLMSLPITKDELVQAINTSFTFSSIIMLAGMGKFGLLSVDVVILSVAGIIPVGVGIWLGGKVRRRLPEAVFRRVVLVLLCLLGLSLTGRAFF is encoded by the coding sequence ATGGAACCGCTCATCATCGCATTCGTTCTCGCCACGTTCCTGTTCTCGGCGTTCCTCAAGGGCACCGCAGGCCTCGGTTTCGCCACCACCTGCCTCGGCGTCATGGCCGGCTACCTCGACCTCAGGGTGGCCATTCCCCTGGTCATCATCCCGTCGCTCATGTCCAACGCCCTGGTCATGATCGAGGCGGGCGACTTCTTCCGCGTCCTCAAGATGTTCAGGGTCATGCTCGCGGCCACCATCCCCGGCCTGCTGCTCGGGCTGTGGATCCTGAGCGACGCCCACTCGGACATCCCCCGGGGGGTGCTCGGCATCGCCATGGTCATGTACGGGCTGTGGGGGCTGTGGGGGAAAACCGTCAGCATCGGGCACAACCCGCTCATCGCCACGGGCACCGGCTTCGTCACCGGCGTGGTCAACGGGTTGACCGGCTCCCAGATCATGCCGGTCCTGCCCTATCTCATGTCCCTGCCCATCACCAAGGACGAGCTCGTCCAGGCCATCAACACCTCGTTCACCTTCTCGAGCATCATCATGCTCGCGGGCATGGGCAAGTTCGGCCTGCTGTCCGTGGACGTGGTGATCCTGTCCGTCGCGGGGATCATTCCGGTGGGGGTGGGCATCTGGCTCGGGGGCAAAGTCCGGCGCAGGCTGCCCGAAGCCGTCTTCCGGCGCGTGGTGCTCGTCCTGCTCTGCCTGCTCGGCCTGAGCCTGACAGGCCGGGCCTTCTTCTAG
- a CDS encoding DUF3124 domain-containing protein, whose translation MRIPCLRHIIAALFVLTIACPAGADETMWTAKGQRLYVPAYSHVYQGAKGRPYQLAIMLSIRNVDEANPITITTIKYYDDHGALVKDHLTEPMVIAPMATREVYIRERDSSGGSGANFIVSWESPKEVHVPVVQTVMIGTASTQGISFVCDGVILEEK comes from the coding sequence ATGCGCATACCGTGCCTTCGCCATATCATCGCGGCGCTGTTCGTCCTTACCATCGCCTGTCCGGCCGGAGCCGACGAGACCATGTGGACCGCCAAGGGCCAGAGGCTCTACGTGCCCGCGTACTCTCACGTCTACCAGGGAGCAAAGGGACGGCCCTACCAACTGGCCATCATGCTCTCCATCCGGAACGTGGACGAGGCCAATCCCATCACGATCACGACGATCAAGTACTACGACGACCACGGTGCGCTGGTGAAGGACCACCTGACCGAGCCCATGGTCATCGCGCCCATGGCCACCCGCGAGGTCTACATCCGGGAACGCGACTCGTCGGGCGGGTCCGGGGCCAACTTCATCGTCAGCTGGGAGAGCCCCAAAGAGGTCCATGTCCCGGTCGTCCAGACGGTCATGATCGGCACCGCCTCCACCCAGGGCATCTCGTTCGTCTGCGACGGGGTGATCCTGGAAGAGAAATAG
- a CDS encoding CinA family protein encodes MDMHLISRAVAELGECLRVEENLLATAESCTGGLLASTLTDTPGSSEWFAGSVVAYSNEVKARLLGVPPEVLDEHGAVSEPVVLAMAEGVLKATGAHVSVAISGIAGPTGGTPEKPVGTVWMAWAWPGKTRARRYNFSGSRSEVKAQSVMAAINGLLGVVR; translated from the coding sequence ATGGATATGCATCTTATTTCGCGGGCCGTAGCCGAACTGGGCGAGTGCCTGCGCGTGGAAGAAAATCTGCTGGCAACCGCCGAGTCCTGCACCGGCGGGCTGCTGGCCTCCACCCTGACCGACACCCCCGGCAGCTCCGAGTGGTTCGCCGGGTCCGTGGTCGCCTATTCCAACGAGGTCAAGGCCCGGCTGCTGGGCGTGCCGCCCGAGGTGCTGGACGAGCACGGCGCGGTGTCCGAGCCCGTTGTCCTGGCCATGGCCGAGGGGGTGCTCAAGGCCACGGGCGCGCATGTTTCCGTTGCCATCTCCGGCATCGCCGGTCCGACCGGCGGCACCCCGGAAAAACCTGTGGGCACGGTCTGGATGGCCTGGGCATGGCCCGGCAAGACCAGGGCGCGGCGCTACAACTTTTCGGGCTCGCGTTCGGAGGTCAAGGCGCAGTCCGTGATGGCGGCCATCAACGGACTGCTCGGCGTGGTGCGGTAG
- a CDS encoding MFS transporter codes for MNTPSRRRGVLFAVAATQFAAPFMISSVGIVLPAIGRDFQASGVALSMVESVFLGVNAMFLLAFGRASDLMGRNWIFTLGLIIFCLSTVALGFSPTIHAMIAIRALQALGGAMQVSTGLAILMDVYPSEERGRVLGISLACIYLGLSTGPFMGGYLADILGWRWLFFLCVVPCLAALVQAFRALKWDFRRLEVPFDYAGALASMVCIGLLLSGGANMDTDYGFPLLGGSLAALAVFLRIESRRENPLLDLGLFKGNVDFSFGNLLQFLNYSATFGLTFLMSLFLQLGHGMTPLHAGTILVVQPLVQSVLSPLCGRLADRYPPEPLVTAGMLLSMAGLGWASTFDAATSMASVIVMLAVMGVGIALFVSPNMKTIMGSVPPKSYGVATAITGQMRIIGMTFSMVAISMVISVIIGDRVLDTDVFDLFNRVVKVVLGGGCVVGALGMLLSLAASRRKRRAARKSVEP; via the coding sequence ATGAATACTCCATCCCGCCGAAGAGGCGTGCTTTTTGCGGTGGCCGCGACCCAGTTCGCCGCGCCGTTCATGATTTCCTCGGTGGGCATCGTACTGCCCGCCATAGGCCGGGACTTCCAGGCCAGCGGCGTGGCCCTGTCCATGGTCGAGTCCGTATTCCTGGGCGTCAACGCCATGTTCCTGCTCGCCTTCGGGCGGGCCTCGGACCTCATGGGGCGCAACTGGATCTTTACCCTCGGCCTGATCATCTTCTGCCTGTCCACCGTCGCCCTCGGGTTTTCGCCGACCATCCATGCCATGATCGCCATCCGGGCGCTCCAGGCGCTGGGCGGGGCCATGCAGGTATCCACGGGCCTGGCCATCCTCATGGACGTCTACCCGTCCGAAGAGCGGGGTCGGGTCCTGGGCATTTCCCTGGCCTGCATCTACCTGGGGTTGTCCACCGGGCCCTTCATGGGCGGGTACCTGGCCGACATCCTGGGCTGGCGCTGGCTGTTCTTCCTCTGTGTGGTCCCGTGCCTGGCGGCCCTGGTTCAGGCGTTCAGGGCCCTGAAATGGGACTTTCGCCGTCTGGAGGTGCCCTTCGACTACGCCGGGGCCCTGGCGTCCATGGTCTGTATCGGGCTGCTCCTGTCCGGCGGGGCGAACATGGACACGGACTACGGGTTCCCGCTTCTGGGCGGCTCCCTGGCCGCCCTGGCCGTGTTCCTGCGCATCGAGTCCCGGCGCGAGAATCCGCTGCTCGACCTCGGCCTGTTCAAGGGCAACGTGGACTTCAGCTTCGGCAATTTGCTGCAGTTCCTGAACTACTCGGCCACCTTCGGACTGACCTTCCTGATGAGCCTGTTCCTGCAGCTGGGCCACGGCATGACCCCGCTTCACGCCGGGACCATCCTGGTGGTCCAGCCCCTGGTCCAGTCCGTGCTCTCCCCCCTGTGCGGGCGGCTGGCCGACCGTTACCCGCCCGAACCCCTGGTGACCGCAGGCATGCTGCTGTCCATGGCCGGTCTCGGCTGGGCGTCGACCTTTGACGCAGCCACCTCCATGGCCTCGGTCATCGTCATGCTGGCCGTGATGGGCGTGGGCATCGCCCTGTTCGTCTCGCCGAACATGAAGACGATCATGGGCTCCGTGCCGCCCAAGTCCTACGGGGTGGCCACGGCCATAACCGGGCAGATGCGCATCATCGGCATGACGTTTTCCATGGTGGCCATCTCCATGGTCATATCTGTCATCATCGGCGACCGGGTCCTGGACACGGACGTATTCGACCTGTTCAACCGGGTTGTGAAGGTCGTCCTCGGCGGCGGCTGCGTGGTCGGCGCACTGGGCATGCTCCTTTCCCTGGCGGCGTCGCGACGCAAGCGGCGGGCGGCCCGGAAAAGCGTCGAGCCCTAG
- a CDS encoding MarR family winged helix-turn-helix transcriptional regulator, whose product MKKEQLETFHQRSPGRRLAMLSRLSMAYMAGPLAEMGIGRGKIGFLLSVLQFEGIVQEELTNRLCIDRAATARALQALEDQGLVRREEDREDRRKKRVFSTDKARALQPKLMEMLTRHNEALFSGLTRSEQDQFLDMLDRLVDNLRVAVEGGSR is encoded by the coding sequence ATGAAGAAAGAACAATTGGAAACATTTCATCAGCGGTCGCCCGGAAGAAGGCTGGCCATGCTGAGCCGCCTGAGCATGGCCTACATGGCCGGTCCGCTGGCGGAAATGGGCATTGGCCGCGGGAAAATCGGCTTTCTCTTGAGCGTGCTGCAATTCGAGGGCATCGTTCAGGAGGAGTTGACGAACCGGCTGTGCATCGACCGGGCGGCCACGGCCAGGGCCCTGCAGGCCCTGGAAGACCAGGGCCTGGTCCGGCGTGAAGAGGACAGGGAAGACCGGCGCAAGAAGCGGGTGTTCTCCACCGACAAGGCGCGGGCCCTGCAGCCGAAGCTCATGGAAATGCTGACCCGGCATAACGAGGCCCTGTTCTCCGGGCTGACCCGGTCCGAGCAGGACCAGTTCCTCGATATGCTGGACCGGCTGGTGGACAACCTGCGCGTCGCCGTCGAGGGGGGGAGCCGATGA
- a CDS encoding DVU0772 family protein, giving the protein MSNDFQACKQWINEVNWDMIHEDAVTLYLEWGNNNYRDDMRSPVTRSGEYSVYFAIDTWDAPKAVLMKMDNYGSQVLCSKEVPENLAKELKDDIKNIKGILELTPPIKEWLRQEVNA; this is encoded by the coding sequence ATGAGCAACGATTTCCAAGCCTGCAAGCAATGGATCAACGAGGTGAACTGGGACATGATCCACGAGGACGCCGTCACCCTGTACCTGGAGTGGGGCAACAACAACTATCGTGACGACATGCGTTCGCCCGTGACCCGCAGCGGCGAGTATTCGGTCTATTTCGCCATCGACACCTGGGACGCGCCCAAGGCGGTTCTCATGAAGATGGACAACTACGGTTCCCAGGTCCTGTGTTCCAAGGAGGTTCCCGAGAACCTGGCCAAGGAACTCAAGGACGACATCAAGAACATCAAGGGAATCCTGGAGCTGACGCCGCCCATCAAGGAGTGGCTTCGCCAAGAAGTGAACGCATAA
- the rnhA gene encoding ribonuclease HI translates to MADKVTMYTDGSCLGNPGPGGYGAVLIHGEYKGGNNDNYKEFSQGYRRTTNNRMELLAVIVALGALKRPCSVDLWTDSKYVQQAITKGWLRNWQKNGWRTAAKKPVKNQDLWRRLMPLVETHDVNFHWVKGHSGHLLNERVDDLARNAASGRDLLEDEGME, encoded by the coding sequence ATGGCTGACAAGGTGACCATGTACACGGACGGTTCCTGCCTGGGCAATCCCGGTCCCGGCGGATACGGCGCGGTCCTCATCCATGGCGAATACAAGGGCGGGAACAACGACAATTACAAGGAATTTTCCCAAGGATACCGCCGGACCACCAACAACCGAATGGAACTTTTGGCCGTCATCGTGGCCCTGGGCGCGCTGAAGCGGCCCTGTTCCGTGGACCTCTGGACCGACTCCAAGTACGTGCAGCAGGCCATCACCAAGGGCTGGCTCAGGAACTGGCAGAAGAACGGCTGGAGGACTGCGGCCAAGAAGCCGGTCAAGAATCAGGACCTGTGGCGCAGGCTCATGCCGCTCGTGGAGACCCACGACGTGAATTTCCACTGGGTCAAGGGCCACTCCGGCCATCTGCTCAACGAGCGCGTGGACGACCTGGCCCGCAACGCCGCCTCGGGTCGCGACCTCCTTGAAGACGAGGGCATGGAATAA
- a CDS encoding TPM domain-containing protein, giving the protein MRINIPRVHGETPKEKVIRSILLILVFAAVIWAFTENNKRVIDRLNLDGAVYDETGTLDKEQQKFIVSFTRSLRDDYGLDCKIQIYGGDFVVPELDAKTLYIGLAPSIDVVEMRFPPMMRQALGPEFIESLKSTFLLPSFKQGDWPTAIQEVLVEIYNKLESLGKERDNG; this is encoded by the coding sequence ATGCGCATCAACATCCCCCGAGTGCACGGTGAAACCCCTAAAGAGAAGGTGATCCGCTCCATTCTGCTGATCCTGGTCTTTGCGGCCGTGATCTGGGCGTTCACCGAGAACAACAAGCGGGTCATCGACCGGCTGAATCTGGACGGGGCGGTCTACGACGAGACCGGGACCCTGGACAAGGAACAGCAGAAGTTCATCGTCTCCTTCACCCGCTCCCTGCGCGACGACTACGGGCTGGACTGCAAGATCCAGATTTACGGCGGGGATTTCGTAGTCCCGGAACTGGACGCCAAGACCCTGTACATCGGCCTGGCCCCGTCCATCGACGTGGTTGAGATGCGGTTCCCGCCCATGATGCGCCAGGCCCTGGGGCCCGAGTTCATCGAGTCCCTCAAAAGCACCTTCCTCCTGCCGTCCTTCAAGCAGGGCGACTGGCCCACGGCTATCCAGGAGGTGCTGGTGGAAATTTACAACAAGCTCGAATCGTTGGGCAAAGAGAGAGATAATGGCTGA
- a CDS encoding ABC transporter permease: protein MGLEAVWAFKLRSFFVVLGVAFGIASLTLIVTAVDGANRMAVEIVDMFGPDAALVFGGNIQKRAVGMRTLTLSNEDAKRIRDSLPGVSQVIPMRAKFGQTVKSGNENFQDVRIIGATEDYALAWNWPLAEGRDISAEDQRLGARIAILGDKVSKEIFGQESPVGRVIYIAGIPFQVVGRLTLRGVSGGGGGDIDSRIIVPLSTLVQRFNMDRKYFRALRIKFLEPDYMSAHVENLRLLLRHLHHIGPGEDDDFSIITADEVLKFLSMFKGGLTIFLGVTAGIAVLVGGFVLANLFSLSVSERAEEIGLKKAMGARSSAILGQFLVEACALTALGGVFGLFLGLGLGQFLSRLDILTIQFSWKAFFMALAGSQAVGLVFGLKPAKQAADLDPIQALRGEG, encoded by the coding sequence ATGGGGTTGGAGGCCGTCTGGGCCTTCAAGCTCAGGTCTTTTTTCGTGGTGTTGGGAGTGGCTTTCGGCATTGCCTCGCTGACGCTCATCGTGACCGCCGTGGACGGGGCCAACCGCATGGCCGTGGAGATCGTGGACATGTTCGGGCCGGACGCGGCCCTGGTCTTCGGCGGCAACATCCAGAAGCGGGCCGTGGGCATGCGCACCCTCACCCTGAGCAACGAGGACGCCAAGCGGATCAGGGATTCCCTGCCCGGCGTGTCCCAGGTCATCCCCATGCGGGCCAAGTTCGGCCAGACCGTCAAGTCGGGCAACGAAAACTTCCAGGACGTGCGCATCATCGGGGCCACCGAGGACTACGCCCTGGCCTGGAACTGGCCCCTGGCCGAGGGCCGCGACATCTCCGCCGAGGACCAGCGGCTGGGCGCCCGGATCGCCATCCTGGGCGACAAGGTGTCCAAGGAGATTTTCGGCCAGGAGTCGCCCGTGGGCCGGGTCATCTATATCGCGGGCATCCCCTTCCAGGTGGTAGGGCGGCTCACCCTGCGCGGTGTGTCCGGCGGCGGGGGAGGCGACATCGACAGCCGGATCATCGTTCCCCTGTCCACCCTGGTCCAGCGTTTCAACATGGACCGCAAATACTTCCGCGCCCTGCGCATCAAGTTCCTCGAGCCGGACTACATGTCCGCCCATGTGGAGAACCTGCGTTTGCTGTTGCGCCACCTGCACCACATAGGGCCGGGGGAGGACGACGACTTCTCGATCATCACCGCCGACGAGGTGCTCAAGTTTCTGTCCATGTTCAAGGGCGGGCTGACCATCTTCCTGGGCGTGACCGCAGGCATCGCCGTGCTCGTGGGCGGGTTCGTCCTGGCCAACCTCTTCTCCCTGTCCGTGTCCGAGCGGGCCGAGGAGATCGGGCTCAAGAAGGCCATGGGCGCGCGCAGTTCGGCCATCCTCGGCCAGTTCCTGGTGGAGGCGTGTGCCCTGACCGCCCTGGGCGGCGTGTTCGGCCTGTTCCTCGGCCTCGGCCTGGGCCAGTTCCTGTCGCGCCTGGATATCCTGACCATCCAATTCTCCTGGAAGGCGTTCTTCATGGCCCTGGCCGGGTCACAGGCCGTGGGCCTCGTCTTCGGCCTCAAACCGGCCAAACAGGCCGCCGACCTCGACCCCATCCAGGCCCTGCGCGGCGAGGGGTAG